Proteins co-encoded in one Methanobrevibacter gottschalkii DSM 11977 genomic window:
- a CDS encoding M48 family metallopeptidase has translation MAKEDRSEINPFTGRKHYDKINDDKFLKESYKEYYSMIDQVQLLDNTQNGQIVINVALNLINAVNSYLSEIGRLDYVEDYYDWDVHLVGDNAVNAFCMPGGKIVMFSGILSVANTEEKIAFILGHEMAHALLDHARTRISAQNTQNAITSAAWIGSIAMDFFGLGELGSLTRAATNVASIGSQFLLMNSWGRDQELEADRLGMMIIHWAGYDVSRIPAFWRDMSMQNSNEHDFFSTHPADSKRIATMQQLIVEIANDNDFYSKPVIGDVNQTNVKSVSSEGGFCSNCGNPVDIDAKFCTSSGTKLDVGLRCPNCGSAVGNNDVFCINCGFKL, from the coding sequence ATGGCAAAAGAGGATAGAAGTGAAATAAATCCATTCACTGGTAGAAAACATTATGATAAAATTAATGATGATAAATTCCTCAAGGAATCATACAAGGAATATTATTCAATGATTGATCAAGTACAACTCTTGGATAATACTCAAAATGGTCAAATTGTCATTAATGTTGCTTTAAATTTAATCAATGCAGTCAACAGTTATTTGTCTGAAATTGGTAGGCTTGATTATGTTGAAGATTACTATGATTGGGATGTTCATTTGGTTGGAGATAATGCTGTAAATGCTTTTTGCATGCCTGGGGGTAAAATTGTAATGTTTTCAGGTATTCTTTCAGTTGCAAATACTGAAGAAAAAATTGCTTTTATTCTGGGTCATGAAATGGCTCATGCACTTCTTGATCATGCTAGAACCAGAATCAGTGCTCAAAATACTCAAAATGCAATAACTTCTGCAGCATGGATTGGTAGTATTGCAATGGATTTTTTTGGTTTAGGTGAACTTGGCAGTCTAACAAGAGCAGCCACTAATGTTGCAAGCATTGGGTCTCAGTTTCTCTTAATGAATTCTTGGGGAAGGGACCAGGAACTTGAAGCTGACAGATTGGGCATGATGATTATTCATTGGGCAGGTTATGATGTCTCTCGCATTCCTGCATTTTGGAGGGATATGTCAATGCAAAATTCTAATGAACATGATTTCTTTTCAACACATCCTGCAGATTCAAAAAGAATAGCTACTATGCAGCAATTGATTGTAGAAATAGCAAACGATAATGATTTTTATTCAAAACCAGTAATTGGTGATGTTAATCAAACTAATGTTAAATCTGTTTCTTCTGAGGGGGGTTTTTGTTCAAATTGCGGAAATCCTGTTGATATTGATGCTAAATTTTGCACATCTTCTGGAACCAAGCTTGATGTTGGATTAAGATGTCCAAATTGCGGATCAGCAGTTGGAAATAATGATGTATTTTGTATTAATTGCGGATTTAAACTTTGA
- a CDS encoding oxidoreductase, whose product MKDIFDNVQFGDLKLNSRIVRTGTWETETSEGGFLTPDIYDRYEKIASSGTGLIVSEMFALDHKDRFYPYSTNMNYRGFIKDYQMVTDIAHKYDVPIFGQLAFFYYDDGENQKVEANDIAQEGIRKLQAEVIMAAKKFSFAGFDGIQINMGNNFYLSRFMNPYFNQRDDKYGGNTENRVRISAEIIKVIKKTMDIHVSCRINPWDARKDGMTADESIAIAKELEKAGADSIQLTARTISQIYDKGEKHPFLVYVEKLIDAVDIPVVLGGSLRDMKTINDVLNSSTVEYISMSKPFVAQADFLADWKANGEGVSVCQSCNNCYSKKTSTCFKF is encoded by the coding sequence ATGAAAGATATTTTCGATAATGTTCAATTTGGAGATTTAAAACTTAACAGTCGTATAGTTAGAACAGGTACTTGGGAAACTGAAACTTCCGAAGGAGGATTTTTAACACCTGATATTTATGATAGATATGAAAAGATTGCAAGTAGTGGTACAGGGTTAATTGTCTCTGAAATGTTCGCACTTGACCATAAAGATAGATTTTACCCTTATTCAACCAATATGAACTACAGGGGGTTCATTAAGGATTATCAAATGGTCACTGATATTGCTCATAAATATGATGTTCCAATTTTTGGTCAACTTGCATTCTTTTATTATGATGACGGTGAAAATCAAAAGGTAGAAGCTAATGATATTGCTCAAGAGGGCATTAGGAAATTGCAGGCTGAAGTAATTATGGCAGCTAAAAAATTCTCATTTGCAGGATTTGATGGAATCCAAATTAACATGGGGAATAATTTTTATCTTTCAAGATTTATGAACCCTTATTTCAATCAAAGAGATGATAAATATGGTGGGAATACTGAAAATCGTGTCAGAATTTCTGCTGAAATAATTAAAGTTATTAAAAAGACCATGGATATCCATGTTAGTTGTAGGATTAATCCGTGGGATGCAAGAAAAGATGGAATGACTGCCGATGAAAGTATTGCAATTGCAAAAGAACTTGAAAAAGCAGGTGCTGATAGTATTCAACTTACTGCACGTACAATTTCACAAATTTATGATAAAGGTGAAAAACATCCTTTTTTAGTTTATGTTGAAAAATTAATTGATGCAGTTGATATTCCTGTTGTTTTAGGGGGATCTCTTAGAGATATGAAAACAATAAATGATGTTTTAAATAGTTCGACTGTTGAGTATATTTCAATGTCCAAACCCTTTGTTGCTCAAGCAGACTTTTTAGCAGACTGGAAAGCTAATGGTGAGGGAGTATCAGTTTGTCAAAGTTGTAACAATTGCTATTCTAAAAAAACTAGTACTTGTTTTAAATTTTAA